A stretch of DNA from Diospyros lotus cultivar Yz01 chromosome 14, ASM1463336v1, whole genome shotgun sequence:
CTTGGCCTCAAAATCAATGCCACTCTGGCCCTTAGCCTCCCTTCCATTTGCCATGTTCCTTCAAATTCATCACACTGCCTTGGTTGGTACCCTAATGCTACATGCTTTCTAATTTTCCATCCTCCTTGTTAATAGAGAGTTCTTTTTAGGATATGATTTCGAAAACTATTTCTGTTGGTGAATGTGCACTGCTAATTGTTTCCTCCCTGCAGCTCTTCTAAACTTAGCTCCCACCTCACCAGAAGCCCAGGTTTTTGAACAATTTGCTAGCTCCTCAGTCAGTACTGGTAACAATTTCCAATCTACccagaaaaaacaaaaataataaccCTAATCTTGTTTCCCTGGCTGCTTATTGAATCTGCTTTGCTGTTTGCAGAAACTCCAGCGAGCTCAAGCAGCACCGTGAAGGGGAAATGGGCTGGATTGCAGAGTATTGGTCTAGTTTCGCTATTGCTTGGTACATTTATTGCCATCAATCGCAGTTAGAACAATCTCCAAGAGCAATCTTCAGGGAGAAAATTATCTCATCCTTCCTTTGTAAGAAAACTTACCATGTTGTCAATGAATGTCCACTCTAGTTCATAGAAAAACACATCATTTTCCTATTGTCACATAGGATTTTCTACGTAAACAAGTATGTTGTACAGAGGATTCATAGTTCTGTTGG
This window harbors:
- the LOC127791110 gene encoding non-specific lipid transfer protein GPI-anchored 14-like, producing MATIARKKSDTARTLYTLVGLMVMAGCVSSDFEGDKKECENQLVGLSPCLKFVVGESRAPTPECCTRLKQDFNRTEKCLCILVKDRNEPNLGLKINATLALSLPSICHVPSNSSHCLALLNLAPTSPEAQVFEQFASSSVSTETPASSSSTVKGKWAGLQSIGLVSLLLGTFIAINRS